A window from Telopea speciosissima isolate NSW1024214 ecotype Mountain lineage chromosome 8, Tspe_v1, whole genome shotgun sequence encodes these proteins:
- the LOC122672805 gene encoding gibberellin 3-beta-dioxygenase 1-like, translating to MMSSVSEAHRVNRPNSGHIAPPDFQALQDVPDSYSWPQLDENSSMDLIDPLVSVPVVDLTDPNVVDLVGRACQEWGVFQVINHGIPMGLIKETESEARRLFSLPTDQKLKALRSPDGPTGYGLARIARFFDKLMWHEGFTMRGSPIEDARKLWPDNYTTFCDVMEKYQKEMKELTGRLKRLILASLGLTTEEDLKLTGLGPSGEFTEGSITPLQLNYYPSCPNPSRAMGLAAHTDTSMFTILCQGDISGLQIYKDGVQWITVPPVSGAFVVNVGDLLQILSNGRFPTLVHRVLVNQAYNRISIAYFYGPTPNTQIKPFSKLIEPGDVPRYRCVSWGEYINTKAKHLNKALSLVSNMEQVENHQSHKT from the exons atgatGAGTTCCGTCTCAGAAGCCCATAGAGTAAATCGTCCCAATTCAGGCCACATAGCTCCCCCAGACTTTCAGGCACTGCAAGATGTCCCAGACTCATACTCATGGCCTCAGCTTGATGAAAACTCCTCTATGGACTTGATTGATCCATTAGTATCTGTACCTGTTGTGGATCTTACCGACCCTAATGTCGTCGACTTGGTGGGCCGAGCATGCCAGGAATGGGGTGTGTTCCAAGTCATTAACCATGGTATCCCCATGGGCCTAATAAAGGAAACTGAGTCTGAGGCCCGACGTCTGTTCTCCCTTCCGACCGATCAGAAGCTCAAGGCCCTTCGTTCACCTGATGGACCCACCGGCTATGGCCTTGCTCGTATTGCACGCTTCTTCGACAAGTTGATGTGGCATGAAGGCTTTACCATGAGGGGCTCACCCATCGAAGACGCCCGCAAGCTTTGGCCTGACAATTACACAACCTTCTG TGATGTAATGGAGAAGTATcagaaggagatgaaggagCTAACAGGGAGGTTAAAGAGGCTGATACTTGCCTCATTGGGCTTGACTACAGAAGAAGATTTAAAGTTGACTGGGCTCGGCCCATCAGGTGAATTCACTGAAGGCTCCATAACTCCTCTCCAGTTGAACTATTATCCGTCCTGCCCCAACCCAAGCCGGGCCATGGGTCTAGCAGCACACACAGATACATCCATGTTCACCATTCTGTGCCAAGGTGATATAAGTGGTCTCCAGATCTACAAGGATGGAGTTCAATGGATCACAGTGCCACCAGTGTCCGGAGCATTCGTCGTCAATGTCGGCGATCTTCTTCAGATTCTTTCTAATGGCCGATTCCCCACTCTTGTCCACCGAGTTCTTGTGAACCAGGCTTACAATCGGATCTCTATAGCCTACTTCTATGGTCCAACACCCAACACTCAGATCAAGCCTTTCTCCAAGTTAATTGAACCGGGCGATGTCCCTCGCTATCGTTGTGTGTCATGGGGAGAGTATATCAACACCAAAGCCAAGCATCTGAACAAGGCACTCTCTCTGGTTAGCAATATGGAACAAGTAGAGAATCATCAGAGCCATAAGACctaa